From the genome of Flavobacterium luteolum, one region includes:
- the alaS gene encoding alanine--tRNA ligase, protein MKSQDVRKQFLDFFESKGHTIVPSAPIVLKDDPTLMFNNSGMAQFKEFFLGNGTPKSPRIADTQKCLRVSGKHNDLEEVGIDTYHHTMFEMLGNWSFGDYFKKEAINWAWELLTEVYKIPKENLYVSVFEGSKEDNVPFDQEAWDIWKTLIDEDRIVLGNKKDNFWEMGDQGPCGPCSEIHVDLRSEEEKALKPGKGEVNGDNAQVVEIWNNVFMEFNRKADGSLEKLPAQHVDTGMGFERLCMALQGKTSNYDTDVFMPLIREIETITGAKYTTNDVTGISEEQNKMNIAIRVVADHVRAVAFAIADGQLPSNTGAGYVIRRILRRAIRYGFTFLGTKEPFIYKLVETLSEQMGDSFPEIRTQKALCSNVIREEENSFLKTLDQGLILLDAVIVNNNGDTVDGKKAFELYDTYGFPIDLTALILSERGLKLDEEGFQEQLQLQKERSRAASKVTAGDWNVLVEDDIQEFVGYDRLSQQVKITKYRRVESAKDGEIFQLVFNATPFYGESGGQTGDKGYLEAQNGDIIYIIDTKKENNQTIHLTQSLPENITATFNAVVDANQRAKTSSNHSATHLLHQALRKILGTHIEQKGSMVRNASLRFDFSHFAKVTDEELVEVENFVNARIRESLPLIEKRAIPKEQALEDGAIALFGEKYGDLVRTIKFGDSVELCGGTHVANTSDIWHFKIVSEGAVAAGIRRIEAITSEAAKEYFESQAVSLSEIKEALKNAQDPVKSILALQDENAQLKKQLEALLKDKAKNMKADLAKELQEINGVQFLAKQVDLNPEGAKDLAYELGGSYNNLFVVFATAHEGKPMLTCYISKEIVAAKNLNAGQVVRELGKYIQGGGGGQPFFATAGGKNVDGIAEALAKAVDFVK, encoded by the coding sequence ATGAAATCACAAGACGTACGTAAACAATTTTTAGATTTTTTTGAGAGTAAAGGGCATACTATTGTTCCTTCAGCTCCTATTGTTCTTAAAGACGACCCAACCCTAATGTTCAATAACTCGGGGATGGCCCAGTTTAAAGAATTTTTCTTAGGAAACGGAACTCCAAAAAGTCCAAGAATAGCCGATACACAAAAATGTCTTCGTGTTTCAGGAAAACACAACGATCTTGAAGAAGTAGGTATTGACACGTACCACCATACAATGTTCGAAATGTTAGGAAACTGGTCTTTTGGTGATTACTTTAAAAAAGAAGCAATCAACTGGGCTTGGGAACTATTGACAGAAGTGTACAAGATTCCAAAAGAGAATCTTTATGTTTCTGTTTTTGAAGGAAGTAAAGAAGATAACGTTCCGTTTGACCAAGAAGCTTGGGATATATGGAAGACTTTAATCGACGAAGACCGAATTGTTTTAGGAAATAAAAAAGATAATTTCTGGGAAATGGGAGATCAGGGGCCTTGCGGACCTTGTTCTGAAATTCATGTTGACTTACGTTCTGAAGAAGAAAAAGCACTGAAACCAGGAAAAGGAGAAGTTAATGGTGATAACGCTCAGGTTGTTGAAATCTGGAATAACGTATTCATGGAATTCAACCGTAAAGCAGATGGTTCTCTAGAAAAACTTCCAGCACAGCACGTAGATACCGGAATGGGATTTGAGCGTTTGTGTATGGCATTACAAGGAAAAACATCAAATTATGATACTGATGTTTTCATGCCTTTAATTAGAGAAATCGAAACGATTACAGGTGCAAAATATACAACTAATGATGTAACAGGCATTAGTGAAGAACAAAATAAAATGAATATCGCGATTCGTGTAGTTGCAGATCACGTTCGTGCTGTAGCTTTTGCTATCGCTGACGGACAATTGCCATCTAACACGGGTGCAGGATATGTAATTCGTAGAATTCTACGTCGTGCAATTCGTTACGGATTTACTTTCTTAGGAACAAAAGAGCCGTTTATCTATAAATTGGTTGAAACTTTAAGCGAGCAGATGGGAGATTCTTTCCCAGAAATCAGAACGCAGAAAGCACTTTGTTCTAATGTAATTCGTGAAGAAGAAAACTCATTCTTAAAAACTTTAGATCAGGGATTGATTCTTTTAGATGCTGTAATTGTAAATAACAACGGAGATACTGTTGATGGTAAAAAAGCATTTGAATTGTATGATACTTACGGATTCCCAATTGATTTAACAGCCTTGATTCTTTCTGAAAGAGGATTGAAACTGGACGAAGAAGGATTTCAGGAACAATTGCAACTGCAAAAAGAAAGATCTCGCGCAGCGTCTAAAGTAACTGCTGGTGACTGGAATGTGCTAGTAGAAGATGATATTCAGGAGTTTGTTGGATATGACAGATTATCTCAGCAAGTAAAAATTACAAAATATCGTAGAGTTGAAAGTGCAAAAGATGGTGAAATTTTCCAATTGGTTTTCAATGCTACCCCATTTTATGGAGAAAGCGGAGGACAAACGGGAGATAAAGGATATCTTGAAGCTCAAAACGGAGATATCATTTATATCATTGATACGAAGAAAGAAAATAACCAAACAATCCATTTAACACAATCGTTACCAGAAAATATTACAGCAACTTTTAATGCTGTTGTTGATGCAAACCAGAGAGCTAAAACTTCGTCAAACCACTCGGCTACGCACTTGTTGCACCAAGCTTTACGTAAGATTTTAGGAACTCATATTGAGCAAAAAGGTTCGATGGTAAGAAATGCTTCATTGCGTTTTGACTTTTCTCACTTCGCTAAAGTAACTGATGAAGAATTGGTTGAAGTAGAAAATTTCGTAAATGCAAGGATTCGTGAGAGTTTGCCATTGATCGAAAAAAGAGCTATTCCGAAAGAGCAGGCACTTGAAGATGGCGCTATTGCTTTATTTGGAGAGAAATACGGAGATTTAGTTCGTACCATTAAATTTGGAGACTCTGTTGAATTATGTGGAGGAACGCACGTTGCAAATACATCTGATATCTGGCACTTTAAAATTGTTTCAGAAGGTGCAGTTGCAGCTGGAATCAGAAGGATTGAAGCAATTACTAGTGAAGCAGCAAAAGAATATTTTGAATCGCAAGCGGTTTCTTTAAGTGAAATTAAAGAAGCGCTTAAAAATGCTCAAGATCCAGTAAAATCAATCTTGGCATTACAAGACGAAAATGCTCAGTTGAAAAAACAATTGGAAGCTTTATTAAAAGATAAAGCTAAAAACATGAAAGCTGATTTGGCAAAAGAATTGCAAGAAATCAATGGCGTTCAATTTTTAGCAAAACAAGTTGACTTAAATCCAGAAGGAGCTAAAGACTTGGCTTACGAATTAGGTGGTTCTTATAACAACTTATTTGTAGTTTTCGCTACAGCTCATGAAGGAAAACCAATGTTAACTTGTTACATTTCTAAAGAAATTGTAGCAGCCAAAAACCTAAACGCAGGACAAGTTGTTCGCGAATTAGGTAAATATATCCAAGGTGGAGGAGGAGGACAGCCTTTCTTCGCAACGGCAGGAGGTAAAAATGTTGATGGAATTGCTGAGGCTTTAGCTAAGGCGGTGGATTTTGTGAAGTAA
- a CDS encoding ABC transporter ATP-binding protein, producing MKLLYTYIIRHKMLLFFALIMATINICFSLSDSVITGKLMQDCGVGLAKYKGNEIGFIKSLAFWLGLSLGAAMISRITKNFQDYFTNVVIQRTGAQMYTDGIKKSLDLPYAEFEDQRSGETLSKLTKVRIDSEKLITLSISLIFQTIIGFIFVIVYVARIDFRISIIFLITAPIIALVSLYLGKKIKIVSRKIVNQTNALAGSTTESLRNIELVKSLGLTYQEEKRLNLNTFKILQLELQKIRFIRSLSFIQGTTVHFLRTCVVFALYYFLFGGKIIVGDLLTMVFFTFFIFGPLQELGNFIIALNETKVSMENFKTLLNAPKEFRPKTPKHIGAIQKLLFENVSFQHKTAKFKAVENINFEIKQGQTVAFVGPSGSGKTTLVKLLVGLYTPAEGQVLYNDIDSTEIDLLDLRKQLGFVTQDAQLFSGTIRENLLFVKPNATDEDLYDALKRASCDKLLRRAEDGLNTTIGEGGIKVSGGEKQRLSIARAILRNPNLLIFDEATSALDSITEEEINDTIRNISDKNRITVLIAHRLSTVMHADRIFVLEQGKIIEQGKHEDLIVEKGLYYAMWRQQIGERK from the coding sequence ATGAAATTACTATATACTTACATTATCAGACACAAAATGCTCTTATTTTTTGCTTTGATAATGGCTACTATCAACATTTGTTTCAGTTTGTCTGACTCTGTAATTACAGGTAAATTAATGCAAGACTGTGGTGTCGGACTGGCAAAATACAAAGGAAACGAAATCGGATTTATAAAATCTTTAGCTTTCTGGCTTGGTCTTTCGCTTGGTGCAGCCATGATTTCTCGAATTACCAAAAATTTCCAAGATTATTTTACCAATGTGGTTATTCAGCGTACTGGTGCGCAAATGTATACTGACGGTATCAAAAAATCTCTTGATCTTCCTTATGCAGAATTTGAAGATCAGCGAAGTGGTGAAACTTTAAGCAAATTGACAAAAGTTAGAATCGATTCAGAGAAACTGATTACGCTTTCTATCTCTTTAATTTTTCAAACTATTATCGGATTTATATTCGTAATCGTATATGTTGCAAGAATTGATTTTAGAATTTCAATTATCTTTTTAATTACAGCGCCAATTATTGCTTTGGTGAGTTTGTATTTAGGAAAAAAGATCAAAATTGTTTCTCGAAAAATTGTGAATCAAACCAATGCGTTGGCAGGTTCTACAACGGAAAGTTTACGAAACATCGAGTTAGTAAAAAGTCTTGGTTTGACGTATCAAGAAGAAAAACGTTTAAATTTAAATACGTTTAAGATTCTTCAATTAGAATTACAGAAAATCAGATTCATTAGAAGTTTAAGTTTCATCCAAGGAACAACGGTTCATTTCCTAAGAACTTGTGTGGTTTTTGCTTTGTATTATTTCTTGTTTGGAGGAAAAATTATCGTTGGAGATTTATTGACAATGGTCTTTTTTACCTTCTTTATTTTTGGCCCTTTACAAGAATTAGGAAACTTTATTATTGCTTTAAATGAGACTAAAGTTTCAATGGAGAATTTCAAAACCTTATTGAATGCTCCAAAAGAATTCCGTCCGAAAACTCCAAAACACATTGGTGCAATTCAGAAACTGCTTTTCGAAAATGTAAGTTTTCAGCATAAAACAGCCAAATTTAAGGCAGTTGAGAACATCAATTTCGAAATTAAACAAGGCCAGACCGTTGCCTTTGTTGGTCCGTCTGGATCTGGAAAAACGACTTTAGTAAAATTATTAGTTGGATTATATACTCCCGCAGAAGGTCAGGTTTTGTATAATGATATCGATTCAACCGAAATTGATTTATTAGACTTAAGAAAACAACTTGGTTTCGTTACCCAAGACGCTCAATTATTCTCAGGAACAATTCGCGAGAACTTGTTATTTGTTAAGCCAAACGCAACCGACGAAGATTTATACGACGCACTAAAGCGTGCAAGTTGCGATAAATTACTCAGACGTGCGGAAGATGGCTTAAACACCACAATCGGTGAAGGCGGAATTAAAGTTTCGGGTGGAGAAAAACAGCGTCTATCTATCGCAAGAGCTATCCTTAGAAATCCGAATTTATTGATTTTTGATGAAGCTACTTCTGCTTTAGATTCTATTACTGAAGAAGAAATTAATGATACTATTCGAAATATATCAGATAAAAATAGAATTACGGTTTTAATTGCGCATCGTTTATCAACTGTGATGCATGCTGATAGAATTTTTGTTCTAGAACAAGGTAAAATCATTGAGCAAGGCAAACATGAAGATTTGATTGTGGAGAAAGGATTGTATTATGCAATGTGGCGCCAGCAGATTGGGGAGCGTAAATAG
- a CDS encoding GSCFA domain-containing protein, whose product MQFRTQIPVSKSNNPINYDSKILSIGSCFAENMSEKFDYFKFQNETNPFGIIFNPVSIEKLFDRVLKQEWFEEKDVFFYNERWHSFEVHSDLSNSDRQELLETLNKAVTETHKQLKEATHIIITFGTSWIYRNLDKDQIVANCHKVPQKQFSKELLSVEIIQKSIQNTIEAVQALNPNINFIFTISPVRHIKDGFVENQLSKSHLFTALHQVLKTHNSKLITYSYFPSYEIMMDELRDYRFYGEDMLHPNQIAIDYIWKLFSENYISEESASVMKEVDEIQKSLRHRSFNPESEQHQKFLAKLQQKIETLGEKLPHIKF is encoded by the coding sequence ATGCAATTCAGAACTCAAATACCCGTTTCAAAAAGTAATAATCCGATCAATTACGATTCGAAAATACTTTCTATAGGTTCTTGTTTTGCTGAGAACATGTCTGAGAAATTTGACTATTTTAAATTTCAGAATGAGACCAATCCGTTTGGAATTATTTTTAATCCCGTTTCTATCGAGAAATTATTTGATAGAGTTTTGAAACAAGAATGGTTTGAAGAAAAAGATGTTTTCTTTTATAATGAGCGTTGGCATAGTTTTGAAGTTCATTCAGATTTAAGCAACTCTGATCGTCAGGAATTATTAGAAACGCTAAATAAAGCAGTAACAGAAACGCATAAACAGCTTAAAGAAGCCACGCATATTATTATCACTTTTGGAACTTCATGGATTTACAGAAATCTCGATAAAGATCAAATTGTAGCCAACTGCCATAAAGTGCCTCAGAAACAATTTTCTAAAGAATTACTATCGGTCGAAATAATTCAAAAAAGTATTCAAAACACAATTGAAGCTGTTCAGGCTTTAAATCCTAATATAAATTTCATTTTCACTATTTCTCCGGTTCGCCATATAAAAGATGGCTTTGTAGAAAATCAGTTAAGTAAGTCACATTTATTTACAGCTTTACATCAAGTTTTAAAAACTCATAATTCAAAACTCATAACTTATAGCTATTTCCCTTCCTACGAAATCATGATGGATGAACTTCGTGATTATCGTTTTTATGGCGAAGATATGTTGCATCCAAATCAGATTGCGATAGATTATATCTGGAAGCTTTTCAGTGAAAATTATATTTCAGAAGAAAGTGCTTCCGTGATGAAAGAAGTAGACGAAATCCAGAAAAGTTTGCGTCATAGGAGTTTTAATCCAGAATCAGAACAGCATCAAAAATTCTTAGCAAAATTACAGCAGAAAATAGAAACCCTAGGTGAAAAACTTCCGCATATAAAATTTTAG
- a CDS encoding translocation/assembly module TamB domain-containing protein, whose protein sequence is MNKKPVYILKKTLRILMWCVVSVIALLLLLIILIQVPSVQNFVKDKAITYLEGKIKTKVSLDKILIKFPKDVVLEGFYFEDQKKDTLLAGKRLEVDVDLFKLVSSELEINSVSLENVKANISRDKNGVFNFDYIIKAFESKEPKVEDPNAKPFKISVVKVNLDQVKFNFKDDFSKNDIKVNLTHFDTKFKKFDLDKMDFNIPSINLNGLKVVLDQDVVEKIAEVSVKTVDTISKRPDFKLALEKITLSKIDILYDNKDSKLNSGIRLGNLNLAVSEIDLNKQLLDFDTFEVKNLSGNLRLGVKDKQIETPNLDTTAIKQVGWKAKLNKVNIENIAFKFDDMQSKPKTKGIDYAHLDLNKFNFKAEKLYYGNDTISGNIKTLTVNEKSGLQIQAFKTDFFYGPKNASLDNLYLKTPQTLVQDKVRAEYKSLESLQKDLGNLAIDANLKQSKIGFKDILLFVPDLQNTNPFKSNPNAILYVDSRVSGKVKDLNISKFEMSGIGSTKVSLSGKIAGLPDAQKAYYDLNIKKISSTAKDINMFVPAGTIPKNIQIPSQLSLQGKFKGSVQNFKTNLSLNSSFGNAKVDALFDQRIKKREKYDAEVYLLDFDLGRLIKNDSIGKITLKAKVKGTGLDPKTANAAIDGLVQKAVFNRYTYKDLALKGNIENGSFAVQSGMKDPNLNFDLMASGDTKDKYPTVKLKLNLDIADLDKLNLHAGPMKLRGNVDADITNSNPDFLNGKVFLSNIQILQGAEPIVLDSIRVLAFADKDSNSIKISSQFLKAEVTGKYKLTTLANSLQKSLSKYIDLKNPKVNAESDEQRLAFMLKVDNDPVLFKLLPKLTGLEPFTIKGNYNNQTDSLTVNGTIPRIVYGGNTISDGKINIEAKENALEYLVSVATIESGSLKIPFTSLSGNVQNNILTYALEVQDAKQKQQYFIAGEFKAEDSKNIVKLDADSFILNYDKWNVDPENAIEFGEKRLYVNKFNLSNNGNELKIQSQGTQDNAPLQVDFVNFKIETIMNMVKKDELLMQGLINGNALVENVMTNPTFTSDLKIDDFSFKGSKVGDLEIKVDNKTANTLAANVALSDEGNDLKLTGDYLLDTGNFDFDVVINKLNIKSIQGFSMGNITEGQGFLSGNFKLTGNTSAPKVNGELIFNDAGFRVTQLNSYFKTKNEKITFNDGTISFDKFSLFDENDNELFVNGTIQSPDFVKYNFNLLVEADDFRAIHSKEKDNDLFYGDLFLDTKLNIKGNLDSPVVDGTIKINKETKFTVVMPQSDPSIADREGIVEFVDEDNMYLKQTVDMQNKLNQSELKGMDVNVAISINKEAELTLLIDKSNGDYLNLKGEAELVGGIDQSGKTTLTGKYEFSDGAYEMNFNGIKRKFDIQKGSFITWNGEPTMATLNITAIYKVNTAPIDLLGSQLKSQPQAVQNTYKQKLPFQTLLKMNGELMKPEISFGIVLPEGNYNVSSDVVEMTQTKLKQLEQDPAELNKQVFALLLLNRFVGENPFASESGGVNAESFARQSVSKILSQQLNNLAGDLIEGFEVNFDLESTEDYTTGTMQNRTDLNVEVSKKLLDDRLKITVGSSFGVEGQERANEDSTNIAGDVALDYQLTKDGRYMVRAYRKNQYQVAVEGQVIETGVAFVITMSYNKFRELFHRTEAEKQLIKEEKVRKEKEKQKKKEEKEKEKLQENEDEKTIEGNEQKT, encoded by the coding sequence ATGAATAAGAAACCTGTTTACATTCTTAAAAAAACACTTCGTATCCTAATGTGGTGCGTGGTTTCTGTGATTGCGTTATTATTGCTTTTAATAATCTTAATTCAGGTTCCGTCGGTTCAGAATTTCGTTAAAGACAAAGCAATTACTTATCTTGAAGGTAAGATCAAAACCAAAGTTTCTCTAGATAAAATTCTAATTAAATTTCCTAAAGATGTAGTTCTGGAAGGTTTTTATTTTGAAGACCAAAAAAAAGATACTTTGTTGGCTGGTAAACGATTAGAGGTCGATGTTGATCTGTTTAAATTGGTAAGCAGCGAACTCGAAATTAATTCGGTTTCATTGGAAAACGTAAAAGCTAATATTTCTAGAGATAAAAATGGTGTTTTCAATTTCGATTATATTATTAAAGCATTCGAATCAAAAGAACCAAAAGTTGAAGATCCAAATGCTAAACCCTTTAAAATTTCGGTTGTCAAAGTAAATCTCGATCAGGTTAAATTCAATTTTAAAGATGATTTTTCGAAGAATGATATCAAAGTGAACTTAACGCATTTTGATACCAAATTCAAAAAGTTCGATCTCGATAAAATGGATTTTAATATTCCGAGTATCAATCTGAACGGTTTAAAAGTAGTTTTAGATCAAGATGTTGTGGAGAAAATTGCAGAGGTTTCGGTTAAAACTGTTGATACGATTTCGAAAAGGCCAGATTTCAAATTGGCTTTAGAAAAAATTACTTTATCTAAAATCGATATTTTATACGATAACAAAGATTCTAAACTCAATTCAGGCATTCGTTTAGGTAATTTGAATTTAGCGGTAAGCGAAATTGATCTGAACAAACAGCTTTTGGATTTTGATACTTTCGAAGTTAAAAACCTAAGTGGAAATCTAAGATTAGGAGTAAAAGACAAGCAAATTGAAACTCCCAATTTAGACACAACAGCCATAAAACAAGTGGGTTGGAAGGCTAAACTTAACAAAGTTAATATTGAAAATATTGCCTTCAAGTTTGATGATATGCAGTCAAAACCAAAAACAAAAGGAATTGATTACGCGCATTTAGATTTGAACAAATTCAATTTTAAAGCTGAGAAATTGTATTATGGAAATGATACGATTTCAGGAAATATAAAAACCCTTACCGTAAACGAAAAAAGTGGTTTACAGATTCAGGCTTTTAAAACCGATTTCTTTTACGGACCAAAAAATGCTTCGCTGGATAATCTGTATTTAAAAACACCACAAACTCTTGTTCAAGATAAAGTTAGAGCCGAATACAAATCGTTAGAGTCACTTCAGAAAGATTTAGGAAATCTGGCTATTGATGCCAATTTGAAACAATCTAAAATTGGCTTCAAAGATATTTTATTGTTTGTTCCAGATCTACAAAATACAAATCCATTTAAAAGTAATCCAAATGCGATTTTGTATGTGGATAGCCGTGTTAGCGGAAAAGTAAAAGATCTAAATATTTCAAAATTTGAAATGAGCGGAATTGGTTCTACAAAAGTTTCCCTTTCGGGAAAAATTGCTGGATTGCCTGATGCGCAAAAAGCGTATTACGATTTAAATATTAAAAAGATTTCGAGCACGGCAAAAGACATTAATATGTTTGTGCCAGCGGGAACAATTCCGAAGAATATTCAAATTCCTTCACAACTAAGTTTACAGGGAAAATTTAAAGGATCGGTTCAGAATTTCAAAACCAATCTGTCTTTAAATAGCAGTTTCGGAAATGCAAAAGTTGATGCTTTGTTTGATCAACGTATTAAAAAAAGAGAAAAATACGATGCAGAAGTCTATCTTTTAGATTTCGATTTAGGCCGTTTAATTAAAAACGATTCTATCGGAAAAATTACGCTTAAAGCGAAAGTCAAAGGAACTGGTTTAGATCCGAAAACGGCAAATGCAGCGATTGATGGTTTGGTGCAAAAGGCGGTTTTTAATCGATATACTTATAAAGACTTGGCTTTAAAAGGAAATATCGAAAACGGTTCTTTTGCAGTGCAATCTGGAATGAAAGATCCGAATCTTAATTTCGATTTAATGGCAAGCGGAGATACAAAAGATAAATATCCGACTGTAAAATTAAAACTGAATTTAGACATCGCCGATTTAGACAAGCTCAATTTGCACGCAGGCCCAATGAAACTTCGAGGAAATGTTGATGCTGATATAACCAATAGCAATCCAGATTTCTTAAACGGAAAAGTGTTTTTGTCGAATATTCAGATTTTGCAAGGTGCAGAACCAATAGTTCTAGATTCAATTCGTGTTTTGGCTTTTGCAGATAAAGATAGCAATTCGATTAAAATTTCGTCACAGTTTTTAAAAGCCGAAGTAACCGGAAAATACAAATTGACGACTTTGGCAAACTCACTTCAAAAATCATTATCAAAATATATTGATCTTAAAAATCCAAAAGTCAACGCAGAATCAGACGAACAAAGATTGGCTTTTATGCTTAAAGTCGATAATGACCCCGTACTTTTTAAATTACTGCCAAAATTAACTGGATTAGAGCCTTTTACTATAAAAGGGAATTATAATAATCAGACAGATTCTTTGACCGTAAATGGAACGATTCCGAGAATTGTTTATGGTGGCAACACAATTTCTGACGGAAAAATTAATATAGAAGCCAAAGAAAATGCGCTAGAATATTTAGTTTCTGTTGCAACAATCGAAAGCGGTTCTTTAAAAATTCCGTTTACAAGTCTGTCTGGAAATGTGCAGAATAATATTCTGACTTATGCGCTTGAAGTTCAAGATGCAAAACAAAAGCAGCAATATTTTATAGCGGGTGAATTTAAAGCAGAAGATTCTAAAAATATTGTAAAACTCGATGCAGACAGCTTTATTTTAAACTATGATAAGTGGAATGTCGATCCAGAAAATGCGATTGAGTTTGGTGAAAAACGACTTTATGTCAATAAATTCAATTTGAGTAATAACGGAAACGAATTAAAAATTCAATCTCAAGGAACACAAGACAATGCACCGTTGCAAGTCGATTTTGTAAATTTCAAAATCGAAACCATTATGAATATGGTTAAAAAGGATGAACTGCTAATGCAAGGTCTGATAAACGGAAATGCGTTGGTTGAAAATGTGATGACAAACCCAACTTTTACTTCAGATCTAAAAATTGATGATTTTAGTTTTAAAGGCTCAAAAGTTGGTGATTTAGAAATAAAAGTAGATAATAAAACTGCCAATACGCTTGCTGCAAATGTGGCCTTGAGTGACGAAGGAAATGACTTAAAACTTACTGGAGATTATTTGTTAGATACTGGAAATTTTGATTTTGATGTAGTGATTAATAAATTGAATATTAAAAGTATTCAAGGCTTCAGTATGGGAAATATTACTGAAGGGCAAGGCTTTTTATCAGGTAATTTTAAATTGACAGGAAATACTTCAGCTCCAAAAGTTAATGGAGAATTGATTTTTAATGATGCTGGTTTTAGAGTGACACAATTGAATTCGTATTTTAAAACTAAAAACGAAAAAATCACTTTTAATGATGGTACCATTTCATTTGATAAATTCTCTCTTTTTGACGAAAATGACAATGAATTGTTTGTAAATGGAACTATTCAATCTCCAGATTTTGTCAAATATAATTTCAATCTGTTGGTTGAAGCAGACGATTTTAGAGCGATTCATTCTAAAGAAAAAGACAACGATTTATTTTACGGAGATTTATTCTTAGACACAAAACTGAATATAAAAGGAAACTTGGATAGTCCGGTTGTTGACGGAACGATTAAAATCAATAAAGAGACCAAGTTTACTGTTGTTATGCCACAGTCAGATCCTTCAATTGCTGATCGAGAGGGAATTGTAGAGTTTGTTGATGAAGACAATATGTATTTGAAACAAACGGTTGATATGCAGAACAAACTGAATCAGTCAGAATTGAAAGGAATGGATGTAAATGTGGCCATTTCGATCAATAAGGAAGCAGAATTAACCTTGCTGATTGATAAATCTAATGGCGATTACTTGAACTTAAAAGGAGAAGCAGAATTAGTCGGCGGAATAGATCAGTCTGGAAAAACAACTTTAACAGGGAAATATGAGTTTTCGGATGGTGCTTATGAAATGAATTTCAACGGAATCAAAAGAAAATTTGATATTCAGAAAGGAAGTTTTATTACTTGGAACGGGGAACCAACAATGGCAACTTTAAATATTACAGCTATTTATAAAGTAAACACAGCACCAATTGATTTGTTAGGAAGTCAATTGAAAAGTCAACCTCAAGCTGTACAAAATACCTACAAACAAAAACTTCCTTTTCAGACTTTATTGAAAATGAATGGAGAATTGATGAAACCGGAAATCTCATTTGGAATTGTGCTTCCTGAAGGAAATTACAATGTTTCTTCAGATGTTGTCGAAATGACACAGACAAAACTGAAACAATTAGAGCAAGATCCTGCAGAGTTAAACAAACAAGTTTTTGCGCTTTTATTATTGAACAGATTTGTAGGCGAAAACCCGTTTGCGAGCGAAAGTGGCGGTGTAAATGCAGAATCTTTTGCCAGACAGAGTGTGAGTAAAATACTTTCGCAGCAATTAAATAATCTGGCGGGAGATCTTATTGAAGGATTTGAAGTCAATTTTGATTTAGAATCTACAGAAGATTATACAACAGGAACCATGCAGAACAGAACCGATCTGAATGTTGAAGTTTCTAAAAAATTATTGGATGATCGATTAAAAATTACTGTCGGAAGCAGTTTTGGTGTCGAAGGACAAGAACGTGCCAACGAGGATAGCACCAATATTGCGGGAGATGTAGCATTAGATTATCAATTAACAAAAGACGGTCGATATATGGTTCGAGCTTATCGCAAAAATCAATATCAGGTTGCAGTTGAAGGACAAGTTATCGAGACAGGAGTTGCATTTGTTATTACGATGAGCTACAATAAATTTAGAGAACTATTTCATCGTACCGAAGCAGAAAAACAATTGATTAAAGAAGAGAAAGTCCGTAAAGAAAAAGAGAAGCAAAAAAAGAAAGAGGAGAAAGAAAAAGAAAAACTGCAAGAGAACGAAGACGAAAAAACTATTGAAGGAAATGAGCAAAAGACATAA